Proteins encoded within one genomic window of Lynx canadensis isolate LIC74 chromosome B4, mLynCan4.pri.v2, whole genome shotgun sequence:
- the TNFRSF1A gene encoding tumor necrosis factor receptor superfamily member 1A isoform X2: MGFPTVPGLLQPLVLLALLVEIYPLRVTGLVPHLRDREKRAIPCPQGKYIHPQDNSICCTKCHKGTYLYNDCAGPGLDTDCRECENGTFTASENYLRQCLSCSKCRKEMYQVEISPCTVYRDTVCGCRKNQYRYYWSETHFQCLNCSLCLNGTVQISCKETQNTVCTCHAGFFLRGNECVSCVNCKKNTECTKLCVPIVETVKDPQDPGTTVLLPLVIFFGICVLSFSIVCGKSTPTKEGEPQPLATGPGFSPIPSPTFTPSPTFTPSPTFTPSDWANLRAASVSREMAPPYQGAGPILSAAPASSPISTPVQKWEDSTHTQRPEADPADPATLYAVVDGVPPSRWKEFVRRLGLSEHEIERLELQNGRCLREAHYSMLAAWRRRTPRREATLELLGRVLRDMDLLGCLEDIEEALCAPASLSPAPRLLR, translated from the exons GTACTTCTGGCTCTGTTGGTGGAAATATACCCATTAAGGGTTACTGGACTGGTCCCTCACCTCAGGGACCGGGAGAAGAGAGCTATTCCATGTCCCCAAGGAAAATATATTCACCCTCAAGATAATTCCATTTGCTGTACGAAGTGCCACAAAG GGACCTACCTGTACAATGACTGTGCGGGCCCAGGGCTGGACACGGACTGCAGAGAATGTGAAAATGGCACATTTACTGCTTCAGAGAACTACCTCAGACAGTGCCTTAGCTGCTCCAAATGCCGAAAAG AAATGTACCAGGTGGAGATATCTCCTTGCACAGTGTACCGGGACACCGTGTGTGGCTGCAGGAAGAACCAGTACCGGTATTACTGGAGTGAAACCCATTTCCAGTGCCTAAACTGCAGCCTCTGCCTCAACGGCACGGTGCAGATCTCCT gcaaggagacacagaatactgTATGCACCTGCCACGCGGGGTTCTTTCTAAGAGGGAATGAATGCGTCTCTTGTGTTAA CTGTAAGAAAAACACAGAGTGTACGAAGTTGTGCGTACCCATTGTGGAAACTGTTAAGGACCCTCAGGACCCAG GCACCACAGTGCTGCTGCCTCTCGTGATCTTCTTCGGCATTTGCGTTTTATCCTTCTCCATTG tttgTGGGAAATCAACACCTACAAAAGAG GGAGAGCCTCAGCCCCTGGCCACAGGTCCAGGCTTCAGTCCCATCCCCAGCCCCACcttcacccccagccccaccttcaCTCCCAGCCCCACCTTCACTCCTAGCGACTGGGCTAATTTGAGGGCTGCATCCGTCTCCAGAGAGATGGCTCCACCCTACCAGGGGGCTGGCCCCATCCTCTCCGCggctccagcctccagccccatCTCCACCCCAGTTCAGAAGTGGGAGGACAGCACCCACACTCAACGCCCAGAAG CGGATCCCGCCGACCCGGCGACGCTGTACGCGGTGGTGGACGGCGTGCCCCCGTCGCGCTGGAAGGAGTTCGTGCGGCGGCTGGGGCTGAGCGAGCACGAGATCGAGCGGCTGGAGCTGCAGAACGGGCGCTGCCTGCGCGAGGCGCACTACAGCATGCTGGCGGCCTGGCGGCGACGCACGCCACGACGCGAAGCCACGCTGGAGCTGCTGGGCCGCGTGCTCCGTGACATGGACCTGCTCGGCTGCCTGGAGGACATCGAGGAGGCGCTGTGCGCCCCCGCCTCCCTGTCGCCCGCGCCCCGCCTCCTCCGGTGA
- the TNFRSF1A gene encoding tumor necrosis factor receptor superfamily member 1A isoform X1, producing the protein MGFPTVPGLLQPLVLLALLVEIYPLRVTGLVPHLRDREKRAIPCPQGKYIHPQDNSICCTKCHKGTYLYNDCAGPGLDTDCRECENGTFTASENYLRQCLSCSKCRKEMYQVEISPCTVYRDTVCGCRKNQYRYYWSETHFQCLNCSLCLNGTVQISCKETQNTVCTCHAGFFLRGNECVSCVNCKKNTECTKLCVPIVETVKDPQDPGTTVLLPLVIFFGICVLSFSIGLMCRYQRRKSKLFSIVCGKSTPTKEGEPQPLATGPGFSPIPSPTFTPSPTFTPSPTFTPSDWANLRAASVSREMAPPYQGAGPILSAAPASSPISTPVQKWEDSTHTQRPEADPADPATLYAVVDGVPPSRWKEFVRRLGLSEHEIERLELQNGRCLREAHYSMLAAWRRRTPRREATLELLGRVLRDMDLLGCLEDIEEALCAPASLSPAPRLLR; encoded by the exons GTACTTCTGGCTCTGTTGGTGGAAATATACCCATTAAGGGTTACTGGACTGGTCCCTCACCTCAGGGACCGGGAGAAGAGAGCTATTCCATGTCCCCAAGGAAAATATATTCACCCTCAAGATAATTCCATTTGCTGTACGAAGTGCCACAAAG GGACCTACCTGTACAATGACTGTGCGGGCCCAGGGCTGGACACGGACTGCAGAGAATGTGAAAATGGCACATTTACTGCTTCAGAGAACTACCTCAGACAGTGCCTTAGCTGCTCCAAATGCCGAAAAG AAATGTACCAGGTGGAGATATCTCCTTGCACAGTGTACCGGGACACCGTGTGTGGCTGCAGGAAGAACCAGTACCGGTATTACTGGAGTGAAACCCATTTCCAGTGCCTAAACTGCAGCCTCTGCCTCAACGGCACGGTGCAGATCTCCT gcaaggagacacagaatactgTATGCACCTGCCACGCGGGGTTCTTTCTAAGAGGGAATGAATGCGTCTCTTGTGTTAA CTGTAAGAAAAACACAGAGTGTACGAAGTTGTGCGTACCCATTGTGGAAACTGTTAAGGACCCTCAGGACCCAG GCACCACAGTGCTGCTGCCTCTCGTGATCTTCTTCGGCATTTGCGTTTTATCCTTCTCCATTGGTTTAATGTGCCGCTACCAACGGCGGAAGTCCAAGCTCTTCTCCATTG tttgTGGGAAATCAACACCTACAAAAGAG GGAGAGCCTCAGCCCCTGGCCACAGGTCCAGGCTTCAGTCCCATCCCCAGCCCCACcttcacccccagccccaccttcaCTCCCAGCCCCACCTTCACTCCTAGCGACTGGGCTAATTTGAGGGCTGCATCCGTCTCCAGAGAGATGGCTCCACCCTACCAGGGGGCTGGCCCCATCCTCTCCGCggctccagcctccagccccatCTCCACCCCAGTTCAGAAGTGGGAGGACAGCACCCACACTCAACGCCCAGAAG CGGATCCCGCCGACCCGGCGACGCTGTACGCGGTGGTGGACGGCGTGCCCCCGTCGCGCTGGAAGGAGTTCGTGCGGCGGCTGGGGCTGAGCGAGCACGAGATCGAGCGGCTGGAGCTGCAGAACGGGCGCTGCCTGCGCGAGGCGCACTACAGCATGCTGGCGGCCTGGCGGCGACGCACGCCACGACGCGAAGCCACGCTGGAGCTGCTGGGCCGCGTGCTCCGTGACATGGACCTGCTCGGCTGCCTGGAGGACATCGAGGAGGCGCTGTGCGCCCCCGCCTCCCTGTCGCCCGCGCCCCGCCTCCTCCGGTGA